The following coding sequences lie in one Arachis hypogaea cultivar Tifrunner chromosome 4, arahy.Tifrunner.gnm2.J5K5, whole genome shotgun sequence genomic window:
- the LOC112796137 gene encoding protein ROOT HAIR DEFECTIVE 3 homolog 2 gives MDAATDACCSTQLIDGDGGFNVSGLDHFIRNVKLAACGLSYAVVAIMGPQSSGKSTLMNHLFHTSFREMDAFKGRSQTTKGIWIAKCVGIEPCTIAMDLEGTDGRERGEDDTAFEKQSALFALAISDIVLINMWCHDIGREQAANKPLLKTVFQVMMRLFSPRKTTLLFVIRDKTRTPLENLEPILREDIQKIWDAVPKPQAHKHTPLSEFFNVEVTALSSYEDKEEKFKEEVAQLRQRFFHSIAPGGLAGDRRGVVPASAFSISAQQIWKVIRENKDLDLPAHKVMVATVRCEEIADEKLSCLRSDEGWLELEEAVQSGPVRGFGEKLSSIIDAYLSQYDEEAIFFDESVRNAKRKQLESKALDFVYPAYTTLLGHLRSKAVDDFKAKLEQSLNNGEGFASSVRMWTESIMLEFEKGSADAAVRQASWSASKVRDKLHRDIESHASSVRDTKLSEITTKFEKQLAKALIEPVESLFEAGGKDTWVSIRKLLKRETEAAVSELSACISGFELDEETVERMQQSLRDYAKQIVENKAKEESGKILIRMKDRFSTVFNHDADSLPRVWTGKEDIRAITRDARSASLKLLSDMAAIRLEDEKPDRIENVLQSSLIDRPAGAISSQNRIEGPTDPLASSTWEEVHPKDTLITPVQCKSLWRQFQGETEYTVTQAISAQEAYKRSNNWLPPPWAIMAMVILGFNEFMLLLKNPLYLMIIFVAYLIGKALWVQMDIAGEFRHGALPGLLSLSSKFVPTVMNILKRLAEEAQANSRPGGSESQNANAPVSRNQMQNSDRVSSTRSNSSVSSVGSSGVDQEYSSPNLSQRRRTNLPEAEFS, from the exons ATGGACGCCGCCACTGATGCTTGCTGCTCCACCCAGCTCATCGACGGTGACGGCGGCTTCAACGTCTCCGGCCTCGATCACTTCATCAGGAACGTCAAGCTTGCAGCTTGCGGACTTTCCTATGCCGTTGTTGCAATCATGGGTCCTCAGAGTAGCG GGAAGAGCACCTTAATGAACCATCTTTTCCACACAAGCTTCAGGGAGATGGATGCTTTCAAAGGAAG ATCTCAAACAACTAAGGGCATTTGGATAGCAAAGTGTGTGGGGATTGAACCTTGCACAATTGCTATGGATTTAGAGGGTACTGATGGAAGGGAGAGGGGCGAG GATGATACTGCTTTTGAGAAACAGAGTGCTCTTTTTGCTTTGGCAATATCAGATATTGTTCTGATTAATAT GTGGTGTCATGATATTGGTCGGGAGCAAGCAGCCAATAAACCACTTTTAAAAACAGTTTTTCAG GTCATGATGCGTCTATTCAGTCCCCGCAAGACAACATTGCTTTTTGTTATACGTGATAAAACAAGG ACCCCACTTGAAAATTTGGAGCCTATTCTAAGAGAAGATATTCAAAAG ATTTGGGATGCAGTTCCAAAACCCCAAGCTCATAAACATACTCCTCTCAGTGAATTTTTCAAT GTGGAGGTTACCGCTTTGTCAAGCtatgaagacaaggaagaaaagTTCAAAGAGGAG GTCGCACAACTACGGCAGCGTTTCTTCCATTCTATAGCTCCTGGAGGTCTTGCTGGTGACCGACGTGGTGTTGTGCCTGCTTCTGCCTTTTCTATTAGTGCACAGCAAATATGGAAAGTCATCCGAGAGAACAAGGACCTTGATCTTCCGGCTCATAAG GTAATGGTTGCAACTGTGCGTTGTGAAGAGATTGCTGATGAAAAGCTTAGCTGCTTACGCTCTGATGAG GGTTGGTTGGAATTGGAGGAAGCTGTTCAATCAGGTCCAGTACGAGGTTTTGGGGAAAAGCTGAGCTCCATTATTGATGCCTATCTTTCACA ATATGATGAGGAGGCAATATTCTTTGATGAATCTGTGAGAAATGCAAAACGAAAGCAATTAGAATCCAAGGCATTGGAT TTTGTATACCCTGCTTATACAACATTGCTGGGGCACCTACGTTCTAAAGCTGTAGATGATTTTAAGGCTAAGCTAGAGCAATCACTGAACAACGGAGAAGGATTTGCTTCATCTGTTCGCATGTGGACTGAGTCTATTATGCTAGAGTTTGAAAAAGGATCTGCTG ATGCTGCTGTGAGACAGGCTAGTTGGAGTGCATCAAAAGTCAGAGACAAACTGCATCGCGATATTGAGTCACATGCTTCATCTGTGCGTGACACAAAGTTATCAGAAATAACAACTAAATTTGAG AAACAATTGGCTAAGGCCCTGATTGAGCCAGTGGAGTCATTATTTGAAGCTGGTGGAAAAGACACTTGGGTTTCAATAAGGAAGCTTCTTAAACGTGAGACTGAAGCTGCCGTATCAGAACTTTCAGCTTGTATTTCTGGTTTTGAATTGGACGAAGAAACAGTTGAAAGAATGCAACAAAGCTTAAGGGACTATGCAAAACAAATAGTGGAAaataaagcaaaagaagagtcgGGAAAGATTCTGATTCGCATGAAGGATAG ATTCTCTACTGTGTTCAATCATGATGCTGATTCACTCCCTAGAGTGTGGACTGGGAAAGAAGATATCAGAGCTATTACTAGGGATGCTCGCTCTGCG TCGCTGAAGCTTCTATCAGATATGGCTGCTATACGCTTGGAGGATGAGAAGCCAGATCGCATTGAAAATGTACTTCAGTCATCTCTCATTGATAGACCTGCTGGTGCAATATCTTCCCAAAATAGAATCGAAGGGCCTACAGATCCACTGGCTTCAAGCACGTGGGAGGAG GTTCACCCAAAAGACACACTTATCACTCCGGTGCAGTGCAAGTCCTTGTGGAGACAGTTCCAGGGAGAAACTGAATATACAGTTACCCAGGCTATTTCAGCTCAG GAGGCCTACAAGAGGAGTAACAATTGGCTACCTCCTCCATGGGCAATAATGGCTATGGTCATCCTTGGTTTTAATGAATTTATGCTGCTCCTAAA AAATCCTCTTTACCTGATGATTATATTTGTTGCCTATCTAATCGGGAAGGCCCTTTGGGTACAAATGGACATAGCTGGCGAATTTCGGCATGGCGCG CTTCCTGGTCTTCTATCCCTTTCGTCGAAGTTTGTGCCGACAGTTATGAACATTCTTAAACGTCTCGCTGAAGAAGCTCAGGCGAACTCGAGACCTGGAGGGTCAGAATCACAAAATGCAAATGCTCCGGTATCAAGAAATCAAATGCAAAATTCTGATAGAGTATCAAGCACGCGCTCCAATTCTTCTGTATCCAGTGTTGGCTCATCTGGCGTTGATCAAGAATACTCATCACCAAACTTGTCTCAAAGACGAAGAACAAACCTTCCAGAAGCTGAATTTTCTTGA